The region CTGATCGCCACTCCGGTGGGAATCGGCGTCGCCCTGTTCATCTCCCACTACGCCCCGCGGCGGCTCGCGCAGGGACTGGGCTACCTGGTGGACCTGCTCGCGGCCATCCCGTCGGTGGTCTACGGTGCCTGGGGCATGACAGTGCTGGCCCCGGCACTGGTGGGTCCGTACAACTGGCTGGCCGAAAACGCCGGATGGATTCCGATTTTCGCCGGTCCCGCCAGCCAGACCGGCAAAACCATGCTCACGGCCGGAATTGTGCTTTCCGTGATGGTGCTGCCGATCATTACCTCCCTTACCCGGGAGATCTTCCTGCAGACGCCCAAGCTGCACGAGGAAGCGGCCCTGGCCATGGGCGCCACGCGCTGGGAAATGATCCGGATGGCCGTTTTCCCCTTCGCCCGTCCCGGTGTCGTCAGTGCCGTCATGCTGGGGCTGGGACGTGCGCTGGGCGAAACCATGGCCGTGGCCCTGGTGCTCTCCTCCGGCGGCCTGATCGCCAGCCTGATCCGGCCCGGCAACCAGACCATCGCCGCCGAGATCGCCCTGAACTTCCCTGAAGCATTCGGGCTCCGGCTCTCGGAACTGATCGCTGCAGGACTCGTGCTGTTCCTGATCACGCTGGCGGTCAACATCATTGCCCGCTGGATCATCAGCCGTCACAAAGAATTCTCTGGAGCCAACTGATGCTCGATACAACCTCCGCCCTCAGCCGTCCCGGGTCCCTGCTGACCAAGAACAGGCTGCCCCGCTATACGCCTTGGGTCGTGCTGGCCGCTGCCTTGATCCTGGGGGCGGCACTGTCCGCCCTCATCGGCTTCTCAATCACGTCCTTCGCAATCTTCACCGCCGTGCTTTTCGTCATCGGCGGCACGGTTGCCACCTGGGTCGTGGAGGGCAGGCGGCATGCAGTGGACCGCCTCGCCACGAACCTGGTCTGCGGTGCCTTCCTGCTGGCGCTGCTGCCCCTGGTATCGGTGATCTTCACCGTCCTGGTCCGCGGGCTGCCCGGCCTCAGCCCGGATTTCCTGCTCACCTCCATGGGCGGCATGACCGGGGCCGTGGACAACGCCACGACGGAGAACGGGACAGCGGTCCTGGGCGGCGCCTACCACGGCATTGTCGGCACCCTGCTGATCACCTTCTGGGCGACGGTCATTTCGGTGCCCGTGGGCCTGCTCGCCGCCGTCTACCTGGTGGAATACAGCCGGGGCGGAACACTTTCGCGGGCCATCACGTTCTTTGTGGATGTGATGACCGGTATCCCCTCGATTGTGGCCGGCCTGTTTGCCGCCGCGTTCTTCGGGCTCGTCTTCGGGCCGGGCACCCGCACCGGATTCGTTGCCGCCGTCGCCCTCTCCGTGCTGATGATCCCGGTGGTGGTCCGCTCCACCGAGGAAATGCTCAAGATCGTGCCCAACGAGCTCCGCGAGGCTTCCTACGCCCTGGGCGTGCGTAAGTGGCGGACCATCCTGAAGGTAGTGGTGCCCACAGCGATTTCCGGCATTGCCTCCGGCGTCACCTTGGCGATCGCCCGCGTGATCGGGGAAACGGCACCCCTGCTGGTCACCGCCGGCTTCGTCAACACCATCAACTTCAACGCGTTTGCGGGCTGGATGAGCACGCTGCCCACCTTTATCTACCGGCAGTTGATGAGCCCCACCTCCCCGACCAACACAGATCCGAGTACCCAGCGGGCCTGGGCGGCAGCACTGATCCTGATCATCATGGTGATGCTGCTGAACCTGGGCGCCCGCCTGATTGCCCGGATCTTCGCCCCCCGGACCTCCCGCTAGCCCTGTACAGCGATTTACCGAGAAGGAAACCATGTCCAAGCGCATCGACGTCAAAGACTTGAATGTCTACTACGGCAATTTCCTTGCCGTCCAGGACGTCAACATCAACATTGAACCCCGCTCCGTGACCGCCTTCATCGGCCCCTCGGGCTGCGGCAAATCCACCTTCCTGCGCACCCTGAACCGGATGCACGAGGTACTCCCCGGCGCACGTGTCGAAGGTGAAGTGCTGCTGGACGGGGAGAACCTCTACGGCCCGGGCGTTGATCCGGTGACCGTCCGCAGCCACGTGGGCATGGTGTTCCAGCGGCCCAACCCGTTCCCCACCATGTCCATCCGGGACAATGTGCTGGCAGGCGTGAAACTGAACAACAAGCGCATCTCGAAGTCCGACGCCGATGACCTGGTGGAAAAGTCCCTGACCGGCGCCAACCTCTGGAAAGAGGTCCGTGACCGCCTGGACAAGCCGGGCTCCGGGCTCTCCGGCGGCCAGCAGCAGCGCCTGTGCATAGCCCGCGCCATAGCGGTGTCGCCGGAGGTGATCCTGATGGACGAGCCCTGCTCCGCCCTGGACCCCATCTCGACGCTGGCCATCGAGGACCTCATCGAGGAACTCAAGAGCGACTACACCGTGGTCATCGTTACCCACAACATGCAGCAGGCGGCGCGGGTGTCGGACAAGACGGCGTTCTTCAACATCGCCGGCACCGGCAAGCCCGGCCGGCTGATCGAATACGCCGACACTCCCGTCATCTTCAGCAACCCCGCCGAGCAGGCCACGGAAGACTACGTCTCCGGACGTTTCGGATAAGCGGCGGCTACAGGAGCGGACTGAGGGCCAGCAGCAGGATCCCGGCGAGCAGCGCGGTTATGGGCGCCGTGACCAGCCAGGTGACGAGGATTTCCCGCAGCGGGATGAAGCGGACGGTGGAAAAGCGCTGGTTGGTGCCGGCGCCGACGATGGCGGACGTCATGGTCTGGGTGCTGGAGAGCGGAATGTGCAGCCAGAGCGCACCAAGGAACAGCATCGCGGAGCTGACCGCCTGGGCGCTCATGCCCCGCAGCGGGTCCATCCGGACCAGCCGGTACCCCAGTGTGTGAGTGATCCGCCAGCCGCCGAAGAGCGTGCCGGCGGCCAGGGCCAGCGCCGCAAAGAGCTGCACCCAGAGGGGAATGTCGGTTTCAATTGTCTGCCCCGCGGCCAGCAGTGCAAGCACCACCACGGCCATGGTCCGTTGCCCGTCCTGGATTCCGTGCCCCAGGGAGAAGGCCGAGGTGAAGACGGACTGCGCTATCCGGTTTCCGGCGTCCCCGCGGCGCGGAGAGCTGTAACGCATCAGCCACGTGGCCGGAAAAACCAGCAGGTAGGCCAGTGCAAAGGCGATCAGGGGGGACAGCAGCAGCGGCAGGGCTATCTGCTCCCAGATCAACCGGTAGGACTCGGCTATGTTGTGCCCGCCCACCAGGGTTGAGGCCGCGCCGGAACCCACCAGCCCGCCCACCAGGGCGGACGTGGATGATGACGGCATCCGCCGCCACCAGGTCCACACCCCCCATCCGCACGCCGCCAGCAGCCCGGCAATCAGGATGCCGAGGCCCTCTGGCCCGGCCGGGAGATCCACAAACCGGACGGTCAGCGCCACGGCCAATGCGGTGCTCACCAACGCACCCAGGAGATTGAAGCCGGCGGCCAGCAGAATGGCCACGGTGGGGGTCAGCGCCCGGGTGCGGACGGAGGTGGCCACTGAGTTGGAGGCGTCATGGAAGCCGTTGAGGAAGGCATAGGCTCCGGCGAGCAGGACGACGCCGGCCAGGAGGAGGGTGGCCACCCTAGGATTCCCGGACGAGGACGCCGCCCACGAATGTGGCCGCCAAGCGCAGCTGCGCCGAGGTTCCCGAAAGCTGGTCGGCAAGGTCCCGGTGCCGGGCATAGGCCATTGGCTTGTACTCGCGCATCAGTTCCGCCACCCAGATCCGCCGGGACCGCTCGGCCCGGCGGGCCAGCCGGAGCATTTCGATCCAGTACTCTTCCAGGTCCTCCAGCGAAGCCAGCCGGCGCATGGCGGCGGCGGTCAACTCAGCCTGCCGGCCGATGACTTCCAGCTGCTCGGACGCCCGGCGGGACACCCCTGTGAGCTTGTAGAGGGAAATGGTTTCCGCTGAGGCGTCCAGGCACTCCATGGCGGACATCAGGAGCAGGGAAAGCTCGTACAGGTCTTCACGGGGGAGCGGGTTGATGAAGCTGGTCCGCATCTGCGTCATCAGTGCAAAGTGCAGATCGGTGGTTTCGGCATCGATCTGATGCAGCTGCTCGGTCAGCCGGTCGAATTCCTCCGGTTCTGCTCCGAGGATCTCCGCCAGCACGCTGGTGCCGCGCAGCAGTTGGGACGCCATCCGGGAAAGCAGCTCAAGCCCGGCATTCTCTTGGGGGAAGAGTTGAAGCTTCACGTTGGACGAACGTCGGCCGGGGAGGTAAGGGTGCTCACAGCCCCAAGAATATCCGATGGCGGGGCTGGAATTACGGGGACGCCCGCGAAAGAATCCCGCTGGGAACCAGCTGGGGAAAAGTAACGGTGCCGGACCGGGAGCGCCTCTCGGCGGAAGGCCGCTCGAAGCGGCTCAGAGTTGAAGCCCGGGGGTTCCGCAGTCCGACACCGATTTCAGTTTTCTACGCTCGGCCGGTGATGTCAACACGGCCCTGCAGGCCGGGGCGGCACTGTGCGGAGCGCCACTGTGGGGCTTGACACTGTGGGGCTTGACACTGTGCCCGCCGCGGCACGGCTAGTCGAGCTCTCCGCGCCGCCAGGCGGCCGCCGAGTGCTCCAGGTCCTCGGCCGTGTGCACCAGTTGGCGCGCGTTGCGGGTCAGCAGGGTGGCCCGGTCCCCGTTGGAGGCCTCCGAGGCATCGGCATGGTTGGCCTGGCCGAGGGCCACCACGCGGCAGAACGCGGCGAAACGCTCCAGCGCGACGTCGAAGTCACCCTCGAAGGCACCGGAAAGAATGGTGTCCGCCATGGCCCGCATTTCGTCCGCTCCGAGGGGCTCGGCTACTCCGGCGACTACCTTGGATACCTGGGCAACGTCTTTGCCTGCGGCGTAGTAGGCGGCGATCCGTTCAGGGTTCCGCTGGATGGACGCGCGGAGGGCATACAGGCGCCAGAGGGCGCCGGGCAGGGACCGGGCGGGGCTTTCAGCCCACATCTCGGCCACCGCTTCCACCCCCTGCTGGTCGGTCAGTTCCACGAGCCGGCGGGTGACTTCCGGATCGGTGCTCTCGCGGCCGTGGTGGACCAGCGCCTGGGCGGCAAGATGGGCCGCCTCCGAAACGCGTGCCGGATCGGCACCGCCGGGGAAATTGGCGAAGTCCACAGGTGCAAGAGGCTTTGGCTTGTGATGGCGCGGCGTTGAATTGGACTCACTCATACTGGAAGAATACTCCGGCACTTACGCGGAAATCGAGGCGGTCCCCGGGGTACCCTGCCGTGCTCCAGACCGGGGTTTTCCACGATCTGTGTGGTGTGCGATAAAGTGGGACAGTCGGTCCGCGCGCTGTCAAAAGCCGGGGCCGGTGGAGCGCCTATAGCTCAGTTGGTAGAGCAACGTCCTTTTAAGTCGTGGGTCGCAGGTTCGAGCCCTGCTGGGCGCACCGAACAGAAATGGCTTGCCTTCATTGAAGGCAAGCCATTCCTGTATCCGGCACCGCCGGGTTACGCCTCTTCCGCCGCTTTGCGCGCCGGTGCCGGAACCGGACGACGGCGGGCGGTATCGAACTTCATCAGCTTGTGGGTGCCGTCGCAGTACGGCTTGATGGCCGAACCGCCGCACCGGCACAGGGCAACGGTTTCCCGGTCACGGGGTACCGGAACCCCGTCAGGCGTGACAATTTCAAAGTCGCCGCGGACCAGCAGGGGACCGTTGGGGCAGGCCACGATCGAAGCGGGAGCGGCTCCTTCCCGTGTCTTCCACGCGTCGGCGACGTCCTGCTCCGCCTGGACGTCCGCTTGTTCGGCGTTCGCCTCCGTCAGTGCGGCCTGCGCGGCGTCCTTCTCATCTACGGGGCCGGCCGCCCGAGCCGTCACGGAGTTACTCCGTCGGCCGCTGCGGTTGCGGCCAGCGCTGCCTTGCCGCCGTCGTTCACCAGGGGAAGCAGCAGCGCGGATTCGCCCGCCTGCCAGGCATTCAGCTGGTCTTCGCCGAGCATCGCATCGATGGCCAGGACAGTTGCGGCGCCGAAAATGACGTCGGCGAGCAGATCGGGTTCAGCCTCGGCCAAGCCTCCGGCCAGGTCCCGTGCGGCAATCTGTTCGTGCACTGCATCCGCTTCCACATGCTCGTCGAAGTAGTAGGTGACATCGTCGCTGAACCCGTGCCGGCGGAACCCGCGGGCGTAGAACGAGTTGGGGATCGAGGACGTCATCTCAAACGCCGCCAGGTGCCCGGCAATGGCGCCGCGCAGCCGGCGGTTCAGTCCGAAAAGCGACATGGCGTTGGAGGATGCCAGGGTCAGGGCGGGAACCTGGTCAATGTAGTACCCGTAGCCGGAATCCAGGTCCAGGCCTTCCATGGTGGTGCCGAACAGCTTCGAGTGCATCCGCTCCACCCGCCCGCCGCCGTACTCATCGGCCTGGATTTCGACCAACGCCGCCTTTGCGCGGCCCACCGGCAGGCGCGGGATGGCCCAGCTGTGCGGATCCGCTTCCTTCAGTTGGTAGATCGAGCGCAGGATCAGGAACTCGCGAAGCTGTTCCACGCTGGCCTTGCTGGCAATAAACCGGGAGACGCTGGGGCTGTCGTCTTCGGCTGCCAGGCGGAAGAGGGTCTCCGCGACGGCTTCGCTTTCCGGTGCGGGCAGCTCGGGGACGGGCACCGTACGGCGCAGCACATCCTCGAAGGCGGCCTCCAGCCGTGCCCGCACGCGGATCAGCTCGGGATCCCACTCTGCCGCGTCTTCAACTCCGTCCAGTCCGCTGTAATGCAGCTCGTACAGGCAGAACAGGGCCAGCTGGAGGTCTTCGTCACGGAACAGGTCCGCAGTGGCAGCCAGTGCTTCGTCCACCAGCAGGTTCAAGGAACCGTAGGCGTTGGCATGACCTGTTCCGCCGCGGTTCTGGAGGAGGTCAATCAAGGTGGCGCTGACGGGCCCTCTCGGGGCGGGAATCTTCATTGCTTTCCTTACAACGCACTACAGGGTGCTTTTCCGGCGGGTTTCATGGGTTGGTTGGAACGAATCCAACCGTCAGCATACTTGGTGTGGCCCCGCGGGGCCTGTTTTGCCGGGCGGCCGGGGCCGGCATTGACCTTTGCCGCCGGGTTCGGTGCAATGGAGGCAAACGACAATACGCAGGAGGGTGGATATGCCCGGTACGGATCCTTCAACGGTTCTGCCGCTGCTGCTGCTGGCGGCAGTGCTGGTGGCCGGGTCTGCCGGTGTGGACCGTGCGCTTGGTACCCGGGACGGGGAAAACCTCTTCTGGGTCGGGTTCCCCGCGTTCCTGGGAGTGCTCCTGACCGCTGCCTGGGTGTTGGCTGCCACGTCGGCCGCATCGGCCGCCGTCGGAGCCGTTGTGGTGGCGGGCAGTATCGCAGCGGCGCTTTGGGTGGGGCGGCGGGACCGCCGTCGTCGCCGGAACCGCGAACGCCAACAGCTGGAGGCAGTTGTAAATGCCGCTGCCGCCCGGCACCGGGACGTCCTGGCCCGCTGGAGTGCCTATGAACTGGACCCCTGGCTCGCGGCGGAAAACCCGCAGTTGCTGGACCTGCGCACCCCGGAAACACGGACCTTTATCCGGGCGCTGAAGGTTGCCGAGCAGCTCCGCCCCGAAGCGGGAACCGCGGCGGAGGCTGCTGCCTACGCCGAAGCCGTCACCGTGCTGGAAGACTCGCTGCGACGCGCGGAAGCGACCGTTGACGGCGGGCGGGCGGCCTGACGGCGGGGACTGGACCGTGGTGGGAATGCGTGGCAGTCTCGGGCCATGACTAGCAAAGACATCAGTGTCACGCGCAATGAAGCGCTGAACCGGTACGAACTGCGGCTGGACGGCACCCTCGTGGGTATGGCCGATTATCAGGTGGAGCCGGACGGCGTCGCTTTGACCCACACGGAAATGGAGCCGGATTTCCGGCATCAGGGCTACTCATCACGTCTGGCCCGCTACGCCGTGGAGGACATTGTGAGCGGCGGGCGACGGGTCAAGCCGTACTGCTCCTACATGGCCGCGTACCTTGGCAAGCATCCGGAATACAGCCACCATGTGTCCTGGCCGCAGGAATAGCCGGAGCGGCAGGCCGCGCGTTAATTGAAGCTGGCTTCCCGCTCTGCATATGGGGGGAACGCAGAAGGGGAAGCCAGTTCCAACAGTATAATTCCATTTGTTCGGGTAAATCCAATCGAGGGGGGCCAAAATGGCGGTGTCTGCCAAGGCTTTCCAAAATTGGCGCACCGCAGTGGCTCCGGGTGAATCCAATGCGGACGTTTGCCGCCGGACGGGGATCAAGCGCTCCACCCTGGCCCAGCAGGTTGTCCGGGGCAAAGTAGCGGAGATTACCGTGGTCCGGGTAGCCCGGGCGTACGGGAAAAATCCGGTAGAGGCCCTTTCTGACTTCGAGGAGTACTCCGATCTGCTCGGCGGGCCGTGGCGGCCCAACCCCGCGGAACTCATCAGCCAGGTTTCCTACATCTGCATCCTGCAAATGATCCTGGCCAGGGCCACCCAGAGTGGACCCCCGGAATGCCCCGACCTTGCCAAGCATCCGCACCGGAACGCGATCCGTTCCTGGTTCGAGGCAGTAGACCCGGGGGACCTGCGCCAGCAGCTTAGCGCCCGGACCGGCGTTGCACCCCAGAATATTTCGGCCCAGCTT is a window of Arthrobacter sp. zg-Y1171 DNA encoding:
- the pstB gene encoding phosphate ABC transporter ATP-binding protein PstB, with protein sequence MSKRIDVKDLNVYYGNFLAVQDVNINIEPRSVTAFIGPSGCGKSTFLRTLNRMHEVLPGARVEGEVLLDGENLYGPGVDPVTVRSHVGMVFQRPNPFPTMSIRDNVLAGVKLNNKRISKSDADDLVEKSLTGANLWKEVRDRLDKPGSGLSGGQQQRLCIARAIAVSPEVILMDEPCSALDPISTLAIEDLIEELKSDYTVVIVTHNMQQAARVSDKTAFFNIAGTGKPGRLIEYADTPVIFSNPAEQATEDYVSGRFG
- the pstC gene encoding phosphate ABC transporter permease subunit PstC is translated as MSSKSITGESGAGRAGDKVFSGITVTAGCLILFVLFCVAVFLMWQALPTFMADPADISGGGGFGQYILPLVIGTVIAALIALLIATPVGIGVALFISHYAPRRLAQGLGYLVDLLAAIPSVVYGAWGMTVLAPALVGPYNWLAENAGWIPIFAGPASQTGKTMLTAGIVLSVMVLPIITSLTREIFLQTPKLHEEAALAMGATRWEMIRMAVFPFARPGVVSAVMLGLGRALGETMAVALVLSSGGLIASLIRPGNQTIAAEIALNFPEAFGLRLSELIAAGLVLFLITLAVNIIARWIISRHKEFSGAN
- a CDS encoding inorganic phosphate transporter, with product MATLLLAGVVLLAGAYAFLNGFHDASNSVATSVRTRALTPTVAILLAAGFNLLGALVSTALAVALTVRFVDLPAGPEGLGILIAGLLAACGWGVWTWWRRMPSSSTSALVGGLVGSGAASTLVGGHNIAESYRLIWEQIALPLLLSPLIAFALAYLLVFPATWLMRYSSPRRGDAGNRIAQSVFTSAFSLGHGIQDGQRTMAVVVLALLAAGQTIETDIPLWVQLFAALALAAGTLFGGWRITHTLGYRLVRMDPLRGMSAQAVSSAMLFLGALWLHIPLSSTQTMTSAIVGAGTNQRFSTVRFIPLREILVTWLVTAPITALLAGILLLALSPLL
- a CDS encoding GNAT family N-acetyltransferase, whose amino-acid sequence is MTSKDISVTRNEALNRYELRLDGTLVGMADYQVEPDGVALTHTEMEPDFRHQGYSSRLARYAVEDIVSGGRRVKPYCSYMAAYLGKHPEYSHHVSWPQE
- a CDS encoding CDGSH iron-sulfur domain-containing protein, encoding MTARAAGPVDEKDAAQAALTEANAEQADVQAEQDVADAWKTREGAAPASIVACPNGPLLVRGDFEIVTPDGVPVPRDRETVALCRCGGSAIKPYCDGTHKLMKFDTARRRPVPAPARKAAEEA
- a CDS encoding iron-containing redox enzyme family protein — encoded protein: MKIPAPRGPVSATLIDLLQNRGGTGHANAYGSLNLLVDEALAATADLFRDEDLQLALFCLYELHYSGLDGVEDAAEWDPELIRVRARLEAAFEDVLRRTVPVPELPAPESEAVAETLFRLAAEDDSPSVSRFIASKASVEQLREFLILRSIYQLKEADPHSWAIPRLPVGRAKAALVEIQADEYGGGRVERMHSKLFGTTMEGLDLDSGYGYYIDQVPALTLASSNAMSLFGLNRRLRGAIAGHLAAFEMTSSIPNSFYARGFRRHGFSDDVTYYFDEHVEADAVHEQIAARDLAGGLAEAEPDLLADVIFGAATVLAIDAMLGEDQLNAWQAGESALLLPLVNDGGKAALAATAAADGVTP
- the pstA gene encoding phosphate ABC transporter permease PstA, which produces MLDTTSALSRPGSLLTKNRLPRYTPWVVLAAALILGAALSALIGFSITSFAIFTAVLFVIGGTVATWVVEGRRHAVDRLATNLVCGAFLLALLPLVSVIFTVLVRGLPGLSPDFLLTSMGGMTGAVDNATTENGTAVLGGAYHGIVGTLLITFWATVISVPVGLLAAVYLVEYSRGGTLSRAITFFVDVMTGIPSIVAGLFAAAFFGLVFGPGTRTGFVAAVALSVLMIPVVVRSTEEMLKIVPNELREASYALGVRKWRTILKVVVPTAISGIASGVTLAIARVIGETAPLLVTAGFVNTINFNAFAGWMSTLPTFIYRQLMSPTSPTNTDPSTQRAWAAALILIIMVMLLNLGARLIARIFAPRTSR
- a CDS encoding DUF47 domain-containing protein — its product is MKLQLFPQENAGLELLSRMASQLLRGTSVLAEILGAEPEEFDRLTEQLHQIDAETTDLHFALMTQMRTSFINPLPREDLYELSLLLMSAMECLDASAETISLYKLTGVSRRASEQLEVIGRQAELTAAAMRRLASLEDLEEYWIEMLRLARRAERSRRIWVAELMREYKPMAYARHRDLADQLSGTSAQLRLAATFVGGVLVRES